A segment of the Sphingopyxis sp. OAS728 genome:
GCGGCGCCAGCCTGGTCGTCTGGGGCATCCGCGACGGCCGCGATGTCAGCGACCAGATGGCAAAGTGGTTGAAAGCGAAGGCCAAAAGCGAAAAGAAGGCAGCATGACCAACAGGGGAAGGAATTTCATGATGCCGTCGTTCAAATCGATCCTGCTTGCCGGTGCCGTCGCGATGCTGCCGTTCGGCGCCGCGGCCCATGCCGCCCCCAAGAAGACGGCCAAAGAAGCCCCGGTCGCCGAAGTGATTGTGGCCGAGCCGGCGCAGGTCGAAGAAGAACCTGCCACCGACTTCGACAGCGAAGCCTATGCCGCAGAGCAAAAGGCGAAGATGCAGAAGGAAATGGACGAGGCGGTCGCGCTGATCGAAAAAATGTTCGACACGAGCAGCCTGCCGCCGATCGAGCCGGCGCGCCTGGCGCTCGCGCAAAAGACGATGGGCGCGCTGATCCCCGCCGGCAGCATCGAGAAGATGATCGACAATCTTTATGGCAAGATGTTCAAGACGATCATGGGCGAGTTCGGCGGCCAGTCCGACCTGATGCTCTCGATCCAGACCGGCGTCGAAAGCGAACAGGTCGCCAAGCTCGACGAAGCGACCAAAAGCAAGATCGCCGACATGTTCGACCCGCACCGCAAGGAGCGCGAAGACCAGATCACCAAGGTGATCAAGCCGCTGATCAGCGAAGGGCTGGGCGACATGGAACCCCCGATGCGCGAAGGGCTGGCCAAGGCTTATGCCCGCAAGTTCACCGCGGCACAGCTGACCGACCTCAACGGCTTTCTCGCGACGCCGACCGGCGCGCTCTATGCCAATGAATGGATGGCGCTGCAGGCCGATCCCGAAGTCATGGTTGCAGTCATCAAGGCGGTGCCGCCGCTGGTCACCAAGTTCATCGACCGCGCGCCGGAGCTGGAGAAGGATTTCAAGGATCTGCCGAAGGAAAAGCAGCTCTCCGATTTCAGCGACAAGGAGCTCTCCTCACTCGCCAAGCTGATGAAGGTCGATGTGAAGCTGCTGAAGGAACAGCGCGACATGTGGAAGACCGACAGCGTCGAGGCGACCGATGCGGTCGCGGTCGAAGCGGCCGACGATTATGCCGTCGATGCCGCGGCCGACGCGGCGGACGCGGCAGCCTATGCCGCCGATGCGGCCGCCGACGCGGTTGCGGACCCCGCCTATGACCGCAGCAACTGGTCCGCCGCCGACCTGAAGCGCGTCGAAGATCTTGAACTCGCCTACGAAAACGCTTCCCTCGCCGCGCAGCAGGCCGCCGAGGAAGCGGCCGAGAACGCGCGCAAGAAGCTACCCGACTAAACACTCCGTCAGGACGAAGATGATGACCCATTTCCCCACCCCCGATCACGCGCGGCTCGCAGCCGAAGGCATGTATCGCCCCGACCTGGAATCCGATGCCTGCGGCGTCGGCATGGTCGCGGCGACCGACGGCAAGCCGTCGCGCCGCGTCGTCGAGGCAGCGATCGAAGCCCTGCGTGCCGTGTGGCACCGCGGCGCGGTCGACGCCGACGGCAAGACCGGGGATGGGGCGGGCATCCATGTCGACCTGCCCGTGCGGTTCTTCGACGATGCGATCGCGGCATCGGGGCACAAGGTGCGCCCGAACCGCCTCGCGGTCGGCATGGTCTTCCTGCCGCGCACCGATTTGGGCGCACAGGAGGAATGCCGCACGATCGTCGAGGCCGAAATCATCGACGCGGGCTTCACCATCTATGGCTGGCGCCAGGTGCCGGTCGACGTGTCGGTGATCGGCGACAAGGCGCAGCGCACGCGCCCCGAGATCGAGCAGATCATGATCGCGGGCCCCCTGCCCGACGAGCAAACGGTCGCCGAGTTCGAAAAGCAGCTTTATCTCGTCCGCCGCCGGATCGAGAAAAAGGTGATCGCGGCACAGATCGCCGACTTTTACATCTGCAGCCTGTCGGCGCGCTCGATCATCTACAAGGGCCTGTTCCTTGCCGAGAGCCTTGCCGACTTCTTCCCCGACCTCACGAACAAGCTGTTCGAGAGCCGCGTCGCGATTTTCCACCAGCGTTATTCGACCAACACCTTCCCGCAATGGTGGCTGGCGCAGCCGTTCCGTTGCCTCGCGCACAATGGCGAGATCAACACGATCCGCGGCAACAAGAACTGGATGAAGAGCCACGAGATCAAGATGGCGAGCCTCGCGTTCGGCGAGCATTCGGAAGACATCAAGCCGGTTATCCCGGCAGGCGCGTCGGACACTGCCGCGCTCGACGCGGTGTTCGAAGCGCTGTGCCGCGCCGGCCGCGACGCGCCGACCGCCAAGCTGATCCTCGTCCCCGAGGCGTGGACGACCGAATGCGACGTCCCCGACAATCACCGTGCGATGTACTCCTATCTCGCCAGCGTGATGGAGCCGTGGGACGGTCCCGCCGCGCTCGCGATGACCGACGGCCGCTGGGCGGTTGCGGGCATGGACCGCAACGCGCTCCGCCCGCTGCGTTACACGCTGACCGCCGACAATCTGCTCGTCGTCGGGTCGGAAAGCGGCATGGTGCTGCTGCCCGAGGCGAGCATCCGCAAGAAGGGCCGCCTCGGCCCCGGTCAGATGATCGCCGTCGATCTCGAAGAAGGCGTCTTGTACGAGGATCTCGCGATCAAGGACAAGATCGCCGACGCGCAGGATTATCGCTCGCGCGTCAAGGGCTTCCGCACGATGGCCGACCTGCCCAAGGGCGGCAAGTCGAGCCTGCCGGCCTTCGAGCGGCCCGAACTGCTGCGCCGTCAGGTCGCCGCCGGCCTCACCATGGAAGATATGGAGCTGATCCTCGCCCCGATGGTCGAGGATGCCAAGGAGGCGATCGGGTCGATGGGCGACGACACGCCGCTCGCGGTCATCTCCGACAAGCCGCGCCATGTCGCGCAATTCTTCCGCCAGAATTTCAGCCAGGTGACCAATCCGCCGATCGACAGCTTGCGCGAACGGCATGTGATGAGCCTGAAGACGCGCTTCGCCAACCTCGCGAACATCCTCGACGAAAAGGGGCAAAGCGACCATGTGCTCGTGATCGACAGCCCCGTGCTGATCGGTGACGACTGGGATCGCCTTCGCGCCTATTTCGGCGACGCGGTCGCCGATATCGACTGCACCTTCCCCGTCGGCGGCGATGCCGCAACCTTGCGCGAAGCGATCGCCCGCGTCCGCCGCGAGGCCGAAGACGCCGTGCGCGCGGGGCGCTCGGAACTGTTCCTCTCGGACCAGAATCTCGGCGAGAACCGCGTCGGCATGGCGATGGTGCTCGCCGCCGCCGCAGTACACACCCACCTCGTCCGCAAGGGGCTCCGCAGCTACGCGTCGATCAATGTCCGTTCGGCCGAAGTGCTCGACACGCACGCCTTCGCCGTACTCGTCGGTGTCGGCGCGACGACGGTCCACGCCTATCTGGCCGAGGCCGCGATCGCCGATCGTTGGACGCGCGGGCTGTTCGGCGGCGAATTGTCGCTGGGCGACTGCCTGACGCGCTTTCGCAAGGCGATCGACGACGGGCTGCTCAAGATCCTCGCCAAGATGGGGATCGCGGTGATCTCCTCCTATCGCGGCGGTTATAATTTCGAGGCGGTCGGCTTGAGCCGCGCGCTCGTCAACGATCTCTTCCCCGGCATGCCGGCAAAGATTTCGGGCGAAGGTTATCAGTCGCTCTTCATCAACGCGACCGACAAGCACAGCGCGGCGTTCGACAAGCGCGTCACCACGCTGCCGATCGGCGGCTTCTATCGCCAGCGCGCGGGCGGCGAGGCGCATGCCTATTCGGCGCAGCTCATGCACTTGCTGCAAACCGCGGTCGCGACCGACAGCTATTCGACCTATCTGCAATTTGCGCGCGGGGTCGCCGATCTGCCGCCGATCTACCTCCGCGACCTGATGGAGTTCAACTATCCGGCGCAGGGCGTCGCGCTCGATAGCGTCGAGGCGATCACGGAGATCCGCAAGCGCTTCGTCACCCCCGGCATGTCGCTCGGCGCGCTGTCGCCCGAAGCGCATGAAACGCTGGCGATCGCGATGAACCGCATCGGCGCGAAAGCCGTGTCGGGCGAAGGCGGGGAAGCGAGTGAACGCTATCGTCCCTATGCCAATGGCGACAATGCCAACAGCAACATCAAGCAGATCGCGAGCGGCCGCTTCGGCGTCACCGCCGAATATCTGGGCGCCTGCGACGAAATCGAGATCAAGGTCGCGCAGGGCGCCAAGCCCGGCGAAGGCGGCCAGCTTCCGGGCTTCAAGGTCACCGAATTCATCGCCCGCCTGCGCCATGCGACGCCGGGCGTGACTTTGATCTCGCCCCCGCCACACCACGACATCTATTCGATCGAGGATCTGGCGCAGCTTATCTACGACCTCAAGCAGATCAATCCGAAGGCGCGCGTCTGCGTCAAGCTCGTGAGTTCGGCGGGCATCGGCACCGTCGCTGCGGGCGTTGCGAAGGCGCACGCCGACGTCATTCTCGTCGCGGGCAACACCGGCGGCACCGGCGCCTCGCCGCAGACCAGCGTCAAATATGCCGGTACGCCGTGGGAAATGGGCCTGTCCGAAGTCAACCAGGTCCTGACGCTCAACGGCCTCCGCCATCGCATCCGTCTCCGCACCGATGGCGGGCTCAAAACCGGGCGTGACATCGTGATCGCCGCCATCCTCGGCGCGGAGGAATATGGCATCGGGACTTTGAGCCTCGTCGCGATGGGCTGCATCATGGTCCGCCAGTGCCACAGCAACACCTGCCCCGTCGGCGTCTGCACGCAGGACGAGAAGCTGCGCCAGAAGTTCACGGGCAGCCCCGAGAAGGTCATCAACCTGATGACCTTCATCGCCGAGGAGGTTCGCGAAATCCTCGCGAAGCTCGGTTGCCGCAGCCTCGACGAGGTGATCGGCCGCACCGAATTGCTGCGGCAGGTCAGCCGCGGCGCCGAACATCTCGACGACCTCGATTTGAACCCGATCCTCGCGAAGGTCGACGCCCCCGACGACCAGCGCCGTTCGCAGGGGCCGAGCTTCCGCAACCCGGTGCCCGACAGTCTCGACGCGCAGATCCTCAATGACGCCAAGCCGCTGTTCGAGCGCGGCGAGCGTATGCAGCTGACGTATAACGTCCGTAACACGCATCGCGCCGTCGGCACGCGCCTGTCGGCCGAGGTCACCGCGCGCTTCGGCATGAAGGGCCTCGCCGACAATCATGTGCAGGTGCGCCTCCGCGGTACCGCCGGCCAGTCGCTCGGCGCCTTCCTCTGCCAGGGCGTCACATTGGAAGTGTTCGGCGATGCGAACGACTATGTCGGCAAGGGCCTGTCGGGCGGTCGCATTGTGGTGCGCCCGACGGTGTCGAGCCCGCTCGTCAGCCAGCACAACAGCATCATTGGCAACACCGTCCTCTACGGCGCGACCGCGGGCACCTTGCTCGCCGCGGGTCAGGCGGGCGAACGCTTCGCGGTCCGCAATTCGGGCGCGAAGGTCGTCGTCGAGGGCTGCGGCGCGAACGGCTGCGAATATATGACCGGCGGCACCGCGGTGATCCTTGGCCCCGTCGGATCGAACTTCGGCGCGGGCATGACCGGCGGCATGGCGTTCATCCTCGACACCGACGAGCAGTTCGAACGCCGCGCGAACGGCGAATCGATTGTCTGGCAACGCCTCGCGAGCAGCCACTGGGAAGCCGTGGTCAAAGAGCTGGTCGAGGAACATGCGCAGGCCACGGGTAGCAAATGGTCGGCCGAGGTCCTCGCCGACTGGGACCGCTGGCGTGGGCGCTTCTGGCAGGTGTGCCCGAAGGAAATGCTCAGCCGCCTGACCCATTCGCTGAACGAGGAAGAGATCGAGGTCGTCGCGGCGGAATGACCCGTCGCGGCGGAGGGGCAACCCATCGCATCGCCGCAGGACGTTCACCCCAGCGAAAGCGTCGCTTCCCTATAAGCGCCGCTTTGCTGACCCCTTGCGTCCTTTGAAAGGATGAAGCCATGACCCGTTTCGCCCTGATCGCCCTGCCCCTGATCGCGCTCGCTGCGCCGCTGCCGGCGGCCGCCCATGAAATGGAGGGCGCTGTCGCGACGCTCAACGATCCCGTGGCGCAGGACCGGATGGCCGACACCGTCACCGCCATGGTCGCGGCGCTGATGCAGATGCAGGTCGGCCCGCTCGCAAAAGCTGTCGCGCAGATCGATCCCGAATCCGACGCCGCCTATATCCCGCCCGACGCCACGCTCGGCGAGATCGCGGGCCGCGATCCCGAATATGCCGAACGCATGGGCGCCGATGTCCGCGCCGGAACGCGCATGGCGGGCCACGCCGCCTCGGCGCTCGCGGCTTATGCGCCGGTGCTCAAGGACATGGCGCGCGACTTTGCGGCACAATGGGAACGCGAGCGCGAAGCCGCGCGCCGCTGAGGCCTAATCCACAATCGCCGGGGCGGCGCGCGCCATAGACGTTGCGCGCGGCGCCTTGCTGCCGCTATGCCGGTAATATGTGGCAACTCTATCAATTCCCGCTCTGCCCCTTTTCGCGCAAGGTCCGCCTGTTGCTGGGCGAAAAAGGCGTTGGTTATGAATTGGTGCGCGAATCGCCGTGGGAGCGCCGCGACGAGTTTATCGACCTGAATCCGGCGGGTCGTACCCCCGTGATGGTCGATCAGGCGCGCGGCCAAGTGCTGATCGACAGCATGGCGATCGCCGAATATTTCGAGGAAACCGTCGAAGGCAAGGCGATGATCAACGGCACGGCCGCGAACCGCGCCGAAATCCGCCGACTGACGTCATGGTTCGACCACGACTTTTATTATGAAGTCACCGGCCCGCTGCTGTTCGAACGGATGCAGAAACGCATCGTCCACCGCCAGCCGCCCGACGGCGGCGCGCTGCGCGAGGCGATGAAGGCGGCGAACAACCATCTCGACTATGTCGACTATCTCATCGACCACCGCACCTGGCTCGCCGGCGCGACGATGAGCCTCGCCGACCTGACCGCCGCCGCGCATATCTCGGTCGCCGACTATCTCGGCGGGATCGATTGGACGGGGCATGAGCAGACCAAGGGCTGGTATTCGGGCCTGAAGTCACGCCCGAGCTTCCGCCCGCTCCTCGCCGAGCGGATGGAAATCGTGACGCCGCCGAAATATTATGAGGATGTAGACTTCTGATACGGCACACAGATTAGTGCTCCCCGGCGAAAGCCGGGG
Coding sequences within it:
- a CDS encoding DUF2059 domain-containing protein → MPSFKSILLAGAVAMLPFGAAAHAAPKKTAKEAPVAEVIVAEPAQVEEEPATDFDSEAYAAEQKAKMQKEMDEAVALIEKMFDTSSLPPIEPARLALAQKTMGALIPAGSIEKMIDNLYGKMFKTIMGEFGGQSDLMLSIQTGVESEQVAKLDEATKSKIADMFDPHRKEREDQITKVIKPLISEGLGDMEPPMREGLAKAYARKFTAAQLTDLNGFLATPTGALYANEWMALQADPEVMVAVIKAVPPLVTKFIDRAPELEKDFKDLPKEKQLSDFSDKELSSLAKLMKVDVKLLKEQRDMWKTDSVEATDAVAVEAADDYAVDAAADAADAAAYAADAAADAVADPAYDRSNWSAADLKRVEDLELAYENASLAAQQAAEEAAENARKKLPD
- the gltB gene encoding glutamate synthase large subunit; the encoded protein is MMTHFPTPDHARLAAEGMYRPDLESDACGVGMVAATDGKPSRRVVEAAIEALRAVWHRGAVDADGKTGDGAGIHVDLPVRFFDDAIAASGHKVRPNRLAVGMVFLPRTDLGAQEECRTIVEAEIIDAGFTIYGWRQVPVDVSVIGDKAQRTRPEIEQIMIAGPLPDEQTVAEFEKQLYLVRRRIEKKVIAAQIADFYICSLSARSIIYKGLFLAESLADFFPDLTNKLFESRVAIFHQRYSTNTFPQWWLAQPFRCLAHNGEINTIRGNKNWMKSHEIKMASLAFGEHSEDIKPVIPAGASDTAALDAVFEALCRAGRDAPTAKLILVPEAWTTECDVPDNHRAMYSYLASVMEPWDGPAALAMTDGRWAVAGMDRNALRPLRYTLTADNLLVVGSESGMVLLPEASIRKKGRLGPGQMIAVDLEEGVLYEDLAIKDKIADAQDYRSRVKGFRTMADLPKGGKSSLPAFERPELLRRQVAAGLTMEDMELILAPMVEDAKEAIGSMGDDTPLAVISDKPRHVAQFFRQNFSQVTNPPIDSLRERHVMSLKTRFANLANILDEKGQSDHVLVIDSPVLIGDDWDRLRAYFGDAVADIDCTFPVGGDAATLREAIARVRREAEDAVRAGRSELFLSDQNLGENRVGMAMVLAAAAVHTHLVRKGLRSYASINVRSAEVLDTHAFAVLVGVGATTVHAYLAEAAIADRWTRGLFGGELSLGDCLTRFRKAIDDGLLKILAKMGIAVISSYRGGYNFEAVGLSRALVNDLFPGMPAKISGEGYQSLFINATDKHSAAFDKRVTTLPIGGFYRQRAGGEAHAYSAQLMHLLQTAVATDSYSTYLQFARGVADLPPIYLRDLMEFNYPAQGVALDSVEAITEIRKRFVTPGMSLGALSPEAHETLAIAMNRIGAKAVSGEGGEASERYRPYANGDNANSNIKQIASGRFGVTAEYLGACDEIEIKVAQGAKPGEGGQLPGFKVTEFIARLRHATPGVTLISPPPHHDIYSIEDLAQLIYDLKQINPKARVCVKLVSSAGIGTVAAGVAKAHADVILVAGNTGGTGASPQTSVKYAGTPWEMGLSEVNQVLTLNGLRHRIRLRTDGGLKTGRDIVIAAILGAEEYGIGTLSLVAMGCIMVRQCHSNTCPVGVCTQDEKLRQKFTGSPEKVINLMTFIAEEVREILAKLGCRSLDEVIGRTELLRQVSRGAEHLDDLDLNPILAKVDAPDDQRRSQGPSFRNPVPDSLDAQILNDAKPLFERGERMQLTYNVRNTHRAVGTRLSAEVTARFGMKGLADNHVQVRLRGTAGQSLGAFLCQGVTLEVFGDANDYVGKGLSGGRIVVRPTVSSPLVSQHNSIIGNTVLYGATAGTLLAAGQAGERFAVRNSGAKVVVEGCGANGCEYMTGGTAVILGPVGSNFGAGMTGGMAFILDTDEQFERRANGESIVWQRLASSHWEAVVKELVEEHAQATGSKWSAEVLADWDRWRGRFWQVCPKEMLSRLTHSLNEEEIEVVAAE
- a CDS encoding glutathione S-transferase family protein, whose amino-acid sequence is MWQLYQFPLCPFSRKVRLLLGEKGVGYELVRESPWERRDEFIDLNPAGRTPVMVDQARGQVLIDSMAIAEYFEETVEGKAMINGTAANRAEIRRLTSWFDHDFYYEVTGPLLFERMQKRIVHRQPPDGGALREAMKAANNHLDYVDYLIDHRTWLAGATMSLADLTAAAHISVADYLGGIDWTGHEQTKGWYSGLKSRPSFRPLLAERMEIVTPPKYYEDVDF